A region of Anolis sagrei isolate rAnoSag1 chromosome 2, rAnoSag1.mat, whole genome shotgun sequence DNA encodes the following proteins:
- the SIGMAR1 gene encoding sigma non-opioid intracellular receptor 1, whose translation MRGLPGSRSVRVALAVAAAALLVQVLRSWAAASSSARRFEFDPEEIARLGKHHAGLDHEQAFSKIIVELRKKHPGHILPDEDLQWVFVNAGGWMGSMCLLHASFSEYVLLFGTAVDTGGHSGRYWADIYDTVISGTFRQWKEGTTKSEIYYPGDTIVHHSGEATSVQWSAGTWMVEYGRGFIPSTLPFALADTVFSTQDFLTLFYTVRVYVKGLLLEANTYFSDSSQ comes from the exons ATGAGGGGCCTGCCGGGGTCGCGCTCCGTCCGGGTGGCCCTCGCCGTGGCCGCCGCCGCGCTCCTCGTCCAGGTGCTGCGCAGCTGGGCCGCCGCCTCCAGCTCTGCCCGCCGCTTCGAGTTCGACCCGGAGGAGATCGCCCGGCTCGGGAAGCACCACGCCG GTTTGGACCACGAGCAGGCGTTTTCCAAGATCATTGTGGAACTGCGCAAGAAGCATCCTGGGCACATCCTGCCAGATGAGGACTTGCAGTGGGTCTTTGTCAATGCCGGGGGCTGGATGGGCTCCATGTGCCtgctccatgcttccttctcggAGTACGTCCTGCTCTTTGGCACAGCGGTTGACACTGGGGGACATTCGG GACGTTACTGGGCTGATATTTATGACACAGTCATCTCAGGGACCTTTCGGCAGTGGAAAGAGGGAACAACCAAAAGCGAGATCTACTACCCAG GTGACACCATTGTCCACCACTCTGGAGAGGCCACCTCGGTGCAGTGGAGTGCCGGCACATGGATGGTGGAGTACGGCCGCGGTTTCATCCCCTCGACGCTCCCTTTTGCCCTGGCTGACACCGTTTTCAGCACTCAGGACTTCCTCACGCTCTTCTACACTGTGCGTGTTTATGTCAAGGGGCTGCTCTTGGAGGCCAACACCTACTTCAGCGACAGCAGCCAGTGA